One stretch of Apis cerana isolate GH-2021 linkage group LG8, AcerK_1.0, whole genome shotgun sequence DNA includes these proteins:
- the LOC108000028 gene encoding monocarboxylate transporter 13-like isoform X1 produces MTVKNAKTKLVPPDGGWGWVVLSSALIVNFLIPGTVKSFGVLFVEFLHVFKASSTAASWMPALCYFLYNSLGPLSSILSNKYSYKTVTIIGGAFAACGMMLSYFANSVSYLYVSYGLMVGIGAGLTFPPTVYIVTSYFEKLRGVANGLCISGSAIGTIVLPPFLQYLLDCFGYRGAVLVMGALTLNTLVCGLLYHPVEQHMIAVPIEGGIDNQGLTIDEPVLDKQKSTESTTIENETTYNNTTSKKKENFQTENVINNPKVNDDLKDKNEDVTENKINKTEKENIFNEDKLNLNKKQEHTENQNADSSWQESNISEMNVTSCKLEGENPELYNLSSNEYKDKKIHERLKTKESEELSEKSASRTSLSKVEVTGKRQFFDLSVLKDPIYLVILISNSTSAISNTNFMILLPSYAISQGFDKNSSALLLSIVSALDLVGRISGASLSDIDFMPKYYYFIGGLGTSGIALALLPMATSYAMLSFFCALFGLSSGMYIGITTVILADMIGTEKLSSSYGISLFVNGVLQLIGPPICGIVFETVGSYKPIFLAFGIILILGTALWAVVPLIKRNNKKTLQDV; encoded by the exons ATGACAGTAAAGAATGCAAAAACAAAGTTGGTTCCGCCGGACGGAGGATGGGGTTGGGTTGTTCTTTCTTCAGCTCTTATTGTGAACTTCCTCATTCCAGGCACTGTAAAATCGTTCGGTGTCCTTTTTGTCGAATTTCTTCATGTTTTCAAAGCTTCTTCCACCGCTGCCTCCTGGATGCCAGCTTTAtgctattttttatacaactcTTTAG gtCCATTATCAAGCATTTTATCaaacaaatattcttataaaacagTAACCATTATTGGTGGCGCTTTTGCGGCTTGCGGAATGATGCTGAGTTATTTTGCTAATTcagtttcttatttatacgttag ttatgGCTTGATGGTTGGAATTGGAGCTGGATTAACGTTTCCACCAACGGTATACATTGTCACTtcgtattttgaaaaattacgaGGTGTTGCAAATGGCCTATGCATTTCTGGTAGTGCTATTGGAACTATTGTATTACCTCCGTTTCTGCAGTACCTTCTCGATTGTTTTGGATATAG agGTGCAGTATTAGTCATGGGTGCACTTACATTGAATACATTAGTTTGTGGTTTATTGTACCATCCTGTCGAACAACATATGATTGCAGTACCAATagaaggaggaattgataatcAAGGATTAACTATAGATGAACCAGTTCTTGATAAACAAAAGTCAACAg AATCCACtacaattgaaaatgaaacaacATATAACAACacaacatcaaaaaaaaaagaaaatttccaaacaGAAAATGTGATAAATAATCCTAAAGTAAATGATGACTTGAAAGATAAAAACGAAGATGTAActgaaaataagataaataaaacagaaaaagaaaatatttttaacgaagataaattaaatctaaataaaaaacaagaacATACTGAAAATCAGAATGCGGATTCTTCATGGCAAGAAAGTAACATTTCTGAAATGAATGTAACATCCTGTAAATTAGAAGGTGAAAATCCAGAATTATACAATCTATCATCAAATGAGtataaagataagaaaatacaTGAACGattgaaaacaaaagaatCAGAAGAATTATCAGAAAAATCAGCATCTAGGACATCATTATCCAAGGTTGAAGTTACAGGTAAAAGACAATTCTTTGACCTAAGTGTTTTAAAGGATCCAATTTATTTAGTAATTCTCATTTCAAATTCTACCTCAGCTATCAGCAATACCAATTTCATGATCTTACTACCTTCTTATGCCATTTCACAaggatttgataaaaattcttctgcgttacttttatcaattgtttCTGCTCTTGATTTAGTTGGACGAATCAGTGGTGCTTCATTATcagatattgattttatgccaaagtattattattttattggtgGTCTTGGTACCAGTGGAATAGCTTTAGCATTATTACCTATGGCAACAAGTTATGcaatgctttcttttttttgtgcaTTATTTGGATTATCATCAGGCATGTACATTGGAATCACAACAGTAATTTTAGCAGATATGATTGGTACAGAAAAATTAAGTTCATCGTATGGAATATCTTTATTTGTTAATGGAGTTCTTCAACTAATTGGTCCACCTATTTGTGGTATTGTATTTGAAACAGTAGGATCATATAAACCCATTTTTTTAGCTTTTGGTATCATACTTATTTTAGGCACTGCATTATGGGCAGTTGTACCACTTATAAAGAGAAACAACAAAAAAACTTTGCAAgatgtataa
- the LOC108000028 gene encoding monocarboxylate transporter 9-like isoform X2, whose protein sequence is MTVKNAKTKLVPPDGGWGWVVLSSALIVNFLIPGTVKSFGVLFVEFLHVFKASSTAASWMPALCYFLYNSLGPLSSILSNKYSYKTVTIIGGAFAACGMMLSYFANSVSYLYVSYGLMVGIGAGLTFPPTVYIVTSYFEKLRGVANGLCISGSAIGTIVLPPFLQYLLDCFGYRGAVLVMGALTLNTLVCGLLYHPVEQHMIAVPIEGGIDNQGLTIDEPVLDKQKSTESTTIENETTYNNTTSKKKENFQTENVINNPKVNDDLKDKNEDVTENKINKTEKENIFNEDKLNLNKKQEHTENQNADSSWQESNISEMNVTSCKLEGENPELYNLSSNEYKDKKIHERLKTKESEELSEKSASRTSLSKVEVTAISNTNFMILLPSYAISQGFDKNSSALLLSIVSALDLVGRISGASLSDIDFMPKYYYFIGGLGTSGIALALLPMATSYAMLSFFCALFGLSSGMYIGITTVILADMIGTEKLSSSYGISLFVNGVLQLIGPPICGIVFETVGSYKPIFLAFGIILILGTALWAVVPLIKRNNKKTLQDV, encoded by the exons ATGACAGTAAAGAATGCAAAAACAAAGTTGGTTCCGCCGGACGGAGGATGGGGTTGGGTTGTTCTTTCTTCAGCTCTTATTGTGAACTTCCTCATTCCAGGCACTGTAAAATCGTTCGGTGTCCTTTTTGTCGAATTTCTTCATGTTTTCAAAGCTTCTTCCACCGCTGCCTCCTGGATGCCAGCTTTAtgctattttttatacaactcTTTAG gtCCATTATCAAGCATTTTATCaaacaaatattcttataaaacagTAACCATTATTGGTGGCGCTTTTGCGGCTTGCGGAATGATGCTGAGTTATTTTGCTAATTcagtttcttatttatacgttag ttatgGCTTGATGGTTGGAATTGGAGCTGGATTAACGTTTCCACCAACGGTATACATTGTCACTtcgtattttgaaaaattacgaGGTGTTGCAAATGGCCTATGCATTTCTGGTAGTGCTATTGGAACTATTGTATTACCTCCGTTTCTGCAGTACCTTCTCGATTGTTTTGGATATAG agGTGCAGTATTAGTCATGGGTGCACTTACATTGAATACATTAGTTTGTGGTTTATTGTACCATCCTGTCGAACAACATATGATTGCAGTACCAATagaaggaggaattgataatcAAGGATTAACTATAGATGAACCAGTTCTTGATAAACAAAAGTCAACAg AATCCACtacaattgaaaatgaaacaacATATAACAACacaacatcaaaaaaaaaagaaaatttccaaacaGAAAATGTGATAAATAATCCTAAAGTAAATGATGACTTGAAAGATAAAAACGAAGATGTAActgaaaataagataaataaaacagaaaaagaaaatatttttaacgaagataaattaaatctaaataaaaaacaagaacATACTGAAAATCAGAATGCGGATTCTTCATGGCAAGAAAGTAACATTTCTGAAATGAATGTAACATCCTGTAAATTAGAAGGTGAAAATCCAGAATTATACAATCTATCATCAAATGAGtataaagataagaaaatacaTGAACGattgaaaacaaaagaatCAGAAGAATTATCAGAAAAATCAGCATCTAGGACATCATTATCCAAGGTTGAAGTTACAG CTATCAGCAATACCAATTTCATGATCTTACTACCTTCTTATGCCATTTCACAaggatttgataaaaattcttctgcgttacttttatcaattgtttCTGCTCTTGATTTAGTTGGACGAATCAGTGGTGCTTCATTATcagatattgattttatgccaaagtattattattttattggtgGTCTTGGTACCAGTGGAATAGCTTTAGCATTATTACCTATGGCAACAAGTTATGcaatgctttcttttttttgtgcaTTATTTGGATTATCATCAGGCATGTACATTGGAATCACAACAGTAATTTTAGCAGATATGATTGGTACAGAAAAATTAAGTTCATCGTATGGAATATCTTTATTTGTTAATGGAGTTCTTCAACTAATTGGTCCACCTATTTGTGGTATTGTATTTGAAACAGTAGGATCATATAAACCCATTTTTTTAGCTTTTGGTATCATACTTATTTTAGGCACTGCATTATGGGCAGTTGTACCACTTATAAAGAGAAACAACAAAAAAACTTTGCAAgatgtataa
- the LOC108000029 gene encoding regulator of G-protein signaling 7 isoform X1, which yields MVTMNSEQSACRRKPSENNKIGGTVDRYRNRDNQLNQCNNQNGQAVDKSPISPTYHITASCAEDTPNYLVYQKMEAIVEKMSDESTGVPVKTVKNFMTKTPSVFTGTDLISWMMKTMAIDDQEALHVAHLMASHGYFFPIDDHCLTVKNDNTFYRFQTPYFWPSNCWEPENTDYAVYLCKRTMQNKTRLELADYEAENLAKLQKMFSRKWEFIFMQAEAQSKVDKKRDKLERKVLDSQERAFWDVYRPMPGCVNTTEMDIKKACRTYKPYPKLSKNLQLEMANTDIPSHSESYTVSSLETLNKEIEILKARLDRSNIKVSKVSEALIAYFEQYIEYDPFFIQPEFTNPWISDNSEMWEQEKLAKEISTRRVKRWGFSLQELLQDPIGREQFIRFLDKEFSSENLKFWEAVQELKTLPQKEVKNKVNEIWNEYLGPDASCPINVDSQSYEITKKHLQKPDRWCFDITAAHVYHLMKSDSYSRYLRSEMYKDFLSGSKKKTSVKGIRSIVSFSGRRDTATS from the exons ATGGTAACTATGAATTCTGAACAATCGGCATGTCGCCGAAAACcaagtgaaaataataaaattggagGAACAGTTGATCGATATAGAAATAgagataatcaattaaatcaatGTAATAATCAAAATGGCCAAGCAGTTGACAAATCTCCAATTAGTCCCACATATCACATCACTGCCTCATGTGCCGAAGATACACCTAATTATCTTGTGTATCAAAAA atgGAAGCTATTGTAGAAAAAATGTCAGATGAAAGTACAGGTGTTCCAGTAAAaacagtaaaaaattttatgacaaaAACACCTTCTGTTTTTACTg gtaCAGATTTAATATCATGGATGATGAAGACCATGGCTATAGATGATCAAg aggCACTTCATGTGGCACATCTTATGGCATCTCATGGATATTTCTTCCCTATTGATGACCACTGCCTTAccgtaaaaaatgataatacttTCTATAGATTTCAAACACCATATTTTTGGCCATCAAATTGTTGGGAACCAGAAAATACTGATTAtg cTGTTTACTTATGTAAACGCACAATGCAAAACAAAACACGTTTAGAATTAGCAGATTATGAGGCTGAAAATTTAgctaaattacaaaaaatgttttcaagaaaatgggaatttatttttatgcaagcAGAAGCACAAAGTAAAGTTGATAAAAAACGagataaattagaaagaaaggTATTAGATAGTCAAGAAAGAGCTTTTTGGGATGTATATAGACCAAtg cCTGGATGTGTTAATACGACAGAAATGGATATTAAGAAAGCATGTCGTACTTATAAACCTTATCCAAagttaagtaaaaatttacaattagaaATGGCTAATACTGACATTCCTTCTCATTCAGAATCATATACAGTATCTTCAttagaaactttaaataaagagattgaaatattaaaagctaGATTAGATagatcaaatataaaagtttcaaaagtTTCAGAGGc TTTGATTGCATATTTTGAGCAATATATAGAGTATGATCCATTTTTCATACAACCTGAATTCACAAATCCATGGATATCAGATAATTCTGAAATGTGGGAGCAAGAAAAATTAGC taagGAAATATCAACAAGAAGAGTGAAAAGATGGGGTTTTAGTCTTCAAGAATTGTTACAAGATCCTATTGGTAGAGAACAATTTATACGTTTTCTGGACAAAGAATTTAGTAGTGAAAATCTAAA attttggGAAGCTGTACAAGAATTGAAAACATTACCTCAAAAAGAAGTTAAGAATAAAGTGAACGAGATTTGGAATGAATATTTGGGTCCGGATGCTAGTTGTCCAATTAACGTTGATTCTCAATCTTATGAGATAACAAAGAAGCATTTACAGAAACCTGATCGATGGTGTTTCGACATTACAGCG gcGCACGTTTATCATCTGATGAAAAGCGATAGTTATTCAAGATATCTTCGATCGGAAATGTATAAGGATTTTCTCAGTGGCTCGAAGAAAAAG aCTTCAGTAAAAGGTATTCGTTCTATCGTATCGTTCAGTGGACGCAGGGACACAGCCACATCATAA
- the LOC108000029 gene encoding regulator of G-protein signaling 7 isoform X2: MVTMNSEQSACRRKPSENNKIGGTVDRYRNRDNQLNQCNNQNGQAVDKSPISPTYHITASCAEDTPNYLVYQKMEAIVEKMSDESTGVPVKTVKNFMTKTPSVFTGTDLISWMMKTMAIDDQEALHVAHLMASHGYFFPIDDHCLTVKNDNTFYRFQTPYFWPSNCWEPENTDYAVYLCKRTMQNKTRLELADYEAENLAKLQKMFSRKWEFIFMQAEAQSKVDKKRDKLERKVLDSQERAFWDVYRPMPGCVNTTEMDIKKACRTYKPYPKLSKNLQLEMANTDIPSHSESYTVSSLETLNKEIEILKARLDRSNIKVSKVSEALIAYFEQYIEYDPFFIQPEFTNPWISDNSEMWEQEKLAKEISTRRVKRWGFSLQELLQDPIGREQFIRFLDKEFSSENLKFWEAVQELKTLPQKEVKNKVNEIWNEYLGPDASCPINVDSQSYEITKKHLQKPDRWCFDITATSVKGIRSIVSFSGRRDTATS; this comes from the exons ATGGTAACTATGAATTCTGAACAATCGGCATGTCGCCGAAAACcaagtgaaaataataaaattggagGAACAGTTGATCGATATAGAAATAgagataatcaattaaatcaatGTAATAATCAAAATGGCCAAGCAGTTGACAAATCTCCAATTAGTCCCACATATCACATCACTGCCTCATGTGCCGAAGATACACCTAATTATCTTGTGTATCAAAAA atgGAAGCTATTGTAGAAAAAATGTCAGATGAAAGTACAGGTGTTCCAGTAAAaacagtaaaaaattttatgacaaaAACACCTTCTGTTTTTACTg gtaCAGATTTAATATCATGGATGATGAAGACCATGGCTATAGATGATCAAg aggCACTTCATGTGGCACATCTTATGGCATCTCATGGATATTTCTTCCCTATTGATGACCACTGCCTTAccgtaaaaaatgataatacttTCTATAGATTTCAAACACCATATTTTTGGCCATCAAATTGTTGGGAACCAGAAAATACTGATTAtg cTGTTTACTTATGTAAACGCACAATGCAAAACAAAACACGTTTAGAATTAGCAGATTATGAGGCTGAAAATTTAgctaaattacaaaaaatgttttcaagaaaatgggaatttatttttatgcaagcAGAAGCACAAAGTAAAGTTGATAAAAAACGagataaattagaaagaaaggTATTAGATAGTCAAGAAAGAGCTTTTTGGGATGTATATAGACCAAtg cCTGGATGTGTTAATACGACAGAAATGGATATTAAGAAAGCATGTCGTACTTATAAACCTTATCCAAagttaagtaaaaatttacaattagaaATGGCTAATACTGACATTCCTTCTCATTCAGAATCATATACAGTATCTTCAttagaaactttaaataaagagattgaaatattaaaagctaGATTAGATagatcaaatataaaagtttcaaaagtTTCAGAGGc TTTGATTGCATATTTTGAGCAATATATAGAGTATGATCCATTTTTCATACAACCTGAATTCACAAATCCATGGATATCAGATAATTCTGAAATGTGGGAGCAAGAAAAATTAGC taagGAAATATCAACAAGAAGAGTGAAAAGATGGGGTTTTAGTCTTCAAGAATTGTTACAAGATCCTATTGGTAGAGAACAATTTATACGTTTTCTGGACAAAGAATTTAGTAGTGAAAATCTAAA attttggGAAGCTGTACAAGAATTGAAAACATTACCTCAAAAAGAAGTTAAGAATAAAGTGAACGAGATTTGGAATGAATATTTGGGTCCGGATGCTAGTTGTCCAATTAACGTTGATTCTCAATCTTATGAGATAACAAAGAAGCATTTACAGAAACCTGATCGATGGTGTTTCGACATTACAGCG aCTTCAGTAAAAGGTATTCGTTCTATCGTATCGTTCAGTGGACGCAGGGACACAGCCACATCATAA